A genomic region of Roseateles amylovorans contains the following coding sequences:
- a CDS encoding S-adenosylmethionine decarboxylase family protein, which yields MNGLHITADLSGCAPAALMIDITALAQASRAATEAAGLTVVGDHWHRFPDAADGQPGGVTGMLLLAESHVALHTWPELGAVTLDVYVCNYGGDNAPKAEALMAHLTALFQPTETLAQRLVRGRLGATGTTNAHAAHTVDAAELAPAGDALARIEARDRA from the coding sequence ATGAACGGCCTGCACATCACCGCCGACCTCTCCGGCTGCGCCCCTGCGGCCCTGATGATCGACATCACCGCGCTGGCGCAGGCCAGCCGCGCCGCGACCGAGGCCGCCGGGCTGACCGTGGTCGGCGACCACTGGCATCGGTTCCCGGATGCCGCCGACGGTCAACCGGGCGGCGTCACCGGGATGCTGCTGCTGGCCGAATCGCATGTGGCGCTGCACACCTGGCCGGAGCTCGGTGCGGTGACGCTGGATGTCTATGTCTGCAATTACGGCGGCGACAACGCACCCAAGGCCGAAGCGTTGATGGCCCATCTCACGGCACTGTTCCAGCCCACCGAGACACTGGCGCAACGGCTGGTGCGCGGACGGCTCGGTGCGACCGGAACGACCAACGCGCACGCGGCGCACACCGTCGACGCCGCAGAGCTGGCGCCGGCCGGCGACGCGCTTGCGCGCATCGAGGCGCGCGACCGCGCTTGA
- a CDS encoding MerR family transcriptional regulator, whose protein sequence is MSIASRPSPADDLSEDALPDASDTAGPLFTITELAAEFDITPRAIRFYEDMGLLTPARAGRNRVYTQRDRTRLKLTLRGKRLGLSLQDVKQLVDMYDSQADTVPQLRAFLGVLEQHRSQLRQQLSDIEVTLAEIAQHEERCHALLAEAGQPVG, encoded by the coding sequence ATGAGCATCGCTTCCCGCCCGAGCCCGGCCGACGACCTGTCCGAGGACGCGCTGCCGGACGCCAGCGACACCGCGGGCCCGCTGTTCACCATCACCGAACTCGCCGCCGAGTTCGACATCACCCCGCGTGCGATCCGCTTCTATGAGGACATGGGCCTGCTCACGCCCGCGCGCGCCGGCCGCAACCGTGTCTACACCCAGCGCGACCGCACCCGGCTCAAGCTCACCCTGCGCGGCAAGCGGCTGGGTCTGTCGCTGCAGGATGTGAAGCAACTCGTCGACATGTACGACAGCCAGGCCGACACCGTGCCGCAGCTGCGCGCCTTCCTCGGCGTGCTGGAGCAGCATCGCAGCCAATTGCGGCAGCAGCTCAGCGACATCGAAGTCACCTTGGCCGAGATCGCCCAGCACGAGGAGCGCTGCCATGCGTTGCTGGCCGAGGCCGGCCAGCCGGTCGGCTGA
- a CDS encoding MBL fold metallo-hydrolase — translation MANPRESELSYPLGDALPAAGEALDVLPGVRWVRMGLPFALDHINLWLLRDEIDGRAGWSIVDCGIHNEATQAQWQQVFDRHLDGLPVLRVIVTHFHPDHMGLADWLTTRWQCRLWISATDYQLAKVASSSTVGMGGEAAAAFFGSHGLTDPESIEKIRGRASYYPSMVPAIPTAFRRLMDGMVLRIGDHDWRCLVGYGHAPEHISLFSERLGVMIAGDMVLPRISTNVSVVDVEPEADPLTLYLDSLERLLPLPADTLVLPAHGKPFRGLHARIDQLQEHHRERLAEVLEACTAKPCHAAELLPMMFRRKLDLHQTTFAMGEAVAHLNRLWLGGQLRRQLDDDGIYRFTA, via the coding sequence ATGGCCAATCCCCGCGAATCCGAACTCTCCTACCCTCTGGGCGATGCCCTGCCCGCAGCGGGCGAAGCGCTGGACGTTCTGCCCGGCGTGCGCTGGGTGCGGATGGGCCTGCCCTTTGCGCTGGACCACATCAATCTGTGGCTGCTGCGGGACGAGATCGATGGCCGCGCCGGCTGGAGCATCGTCGACTGCGGCATCCACAACGAGGCCACCCAGGCCCAGTGGCAGCAGGTCTTCGACCGCCACCTCGACGGGCTGCCGGTGCTGCGGGTCATCGTCACCCATTTCCATCCCGACCACATGGGCCTGGCCGACTGGCTGACCACACGATGGCAATGCCGCCTGTGGATCAGCGCCACCGATTACCAACTGGCCAAGGTCGCGTCGTCGTCCACCGTCGGCATGGGTGGCGAAGCGGCAGCGGCCTTCTTCGGCAGCCACGGGCTGACCGATCCGGAATCGATCGAGAAGATCCGCGGCCGGGCCAGCTATTACCCGAGCATGGTGCCGGCCATTCCCACAGCCTTCCGCCGCCTGATGGACGGCATGGTGCTGCGCATCGGCGATCACGATTGGCGCTGCCTCGTCGGCTACGGCCATGCGCCGGAGCACATCAGCCTGTTCAGCGAGCGCCTGGGCGTGATGATCGCCGGCGACATGGTGCTGCCGCGCATCTCGACGAATGTCTCGGTGGTGGATGTGGAACCGGAGGCGGACCCGCTGACGCTGTACCTGGATTCGCTGGAACGCCTGCTGCCCTTGCCGGCGGACACCCTGGTGCTGCCGGCCCACGGCAAGCCGTTCCGCGGGCTGCATGCCCGCATCGATCAGCTTCAGGAACACCACCGGGAGCGCCTGGCGGAAGTGCTGGAAGCCTGCACCGCCAAGCCGTGCCACGCCGCTGAACTGCTGCCGATGATGTTCCGCCGCAAGCTGGACCTGCACCAGACCACCTTCGCCATGGGCGAGGCGGTGGCCCACTTGAACCGGCTGTGGCTGGGCGGGCAGTTGCGTCGGCAGTTGGATGACGACGGCATCTATCGATTCACGGCCTGA
- a CDS encoding M48 family metallopeptidase: MLPSKLRSLAELLKFSQLSLFDSDPPPAPAPAVLRPVPSAPPAPDSTPPAPALERPESSAGGRHVLLQGRSIPYDLKRARRRSIGFTVSEEGLRVSAPKWVPVAEIEKALQQKGEWILRKLVEQRERARRTQAARVDWADGCSLPYLGEPLIVVLDPGLTGARLDAGTADPQGTLSAVPRRLLYLGLPQRAEPEQIRDAVQSWLQRQARQLFEQRCRHFAAQLDVTMTGLRLSSAQTRWGSANADGVIRLNWRLIHFSPALIDYVVAHELAHLREMNHSPRFWAVVRSVMPDYEHARDRLKQAVLPLMDAP; the protein is encoded by the coding sequence ATGCTGCCATCCAAGCTGCGGAGCCTGGCCGAACTGTTGAAATTCAGCCAGCTGTCGTTGTTCGACAGCGATCCCCCGCCTGCGCCGGCACCCGCCGTGCTCCGGCCGGTGCCGTCTGCGCCCCCCGCCCCTGATTCCACGCCCCCCGCCCCGGCGCTTGAGCGTCCGGAGTCGAGCGCGGGCGGCCGTCATGTGCTGCTGCAGGGGCGCTCGATTCCCTACGACCTCAAGCGTGCGCGGCGGCGAAGCATCGGCTTCACCGTCAGCGAGGAGGGCCTGCGGGTGTCGGCCCCGAAGTGGGTGCCGGTGGCGGAGATCGAGAAGGCGCTGCAGCAAAAGGGCGAGTGGATCCTGCGCAAGCTGGTGGAGCAGCGTGAGCGCGCTCGTCGCACCCAGGCGGCCCGGGTGGACTGGGCCGACGGCTGCAGCCTGCCGTATCTGGGCGAACCGCTGATCGTCGTGCTCGACCCGGGCTTGACCGGCGCGCGGCTGGATGCCGGCACCGCGGATCCGCAGGGCACGCTCTCCGCCGTGCCCCGGCGCCTGCTCTACCTGGGTCTGCCGCAGCGCGCAGAGCCCGAACAGATTCGGGACGCGGTGCAATCCTGGCTGCAGCGACAGGCCCGGCAGTTGTTCGAGCAGCGCTGCCGCCACTTCGCCGCTCAGTTGGACGTCACCATGACCGGGCTGCGGCTGTCGTCGGCTCAGACCCGGTGGGGCAGCGCCAATGCGGATGGGGTGATCCGGCTGAACTGGCGCCTGATTCACTTCTCACCCGCGCTGATCGACTATGTCGTGGCCCATGAGTTGGCTCATCTGCGCGAAATGAACCACAGCCCGCGCTTCTGGGCCGTGGTGCGATCGGTGATGCCGGACTATGAGCATGCCCGCGACCGACTGAAACAGGCCGTCCTGCCCCTGATGGATGCGCCTTGA
- a CDS encoding lysophospholipid acyltransferase family protein yields the protein MLIALRSFLFVLYLIITVVPWGSAVVLVSPFLSSTRLYWMCAGWLRIAIWGARVICGVTWRVRGMAHLPTGEHESVILLSKHQSTWETFAYPMLMPRPLGYVFKRELIYIPFFGWAMARLDMIHIDRSKRSEAWAKVAAQGRRLAAQGTWVIMFPEGTRVARGQVGEYKSGGTRLAVETGQPVVPIAMNSARCWPRKSFLLRPGVIDVSIGPQIPSQGRTPTELMQEVRQWIEGEMHRIDPEAYPSAAPSSPSTLPPAPPSPPAPPAPASV from the coding sequence ATGCTCATCGCCTTGCGTTCCTTCCTCTTCGTCCTCTATCTCATCATCACCGTCGTGCCCTGGGGTTCCGCCGTGGTGCTGGTTTCTCCCTTCCTGAGCAGCACCCGGCTCTACTGGATGTGTGCCGGCTGGCTGCGCATCGCGATCTGGGGCGCGCGGGTGATCTGCGGCGTCACCTGGCGGGTCCGCGGCATGGCGCATCTGCCGACCGGCGAGCACGAGTCGGTGATCCTGCTGTCCAAGCACCAGTCCACCTGGGAGACCTTCGCCTATCCGATGCTGATGCCGCGACCGCTGGGCTATGTCTTCAAGCGCGAGCTGATCTACATCCCGTTCTTCGGCTGGGCGATGGCCCGGCTGGACATGATCCACATCGACCGCAGCAAGCGCAGCGAGGCCTGGGCCAAGGTGGCCGCACAGGGCCGCCGGCTGGCCGCGCAGGGCACCTGGGTGATCATGTTCCCCGAGGGCACCCGTGTGGCGCGCGGACAGGTGGGTGAGTACAAGAGCGGCGGCACCCGCCTGGCGGTGGAAACCGGCCAGCCGGTGGTGCCGATCGCGATGAACTCGGCCCGCTGCTGGCCGCGCAAGAGCTTCCTGCTGCGCCCGGGCGTGATCGATGTGTCGATCGGACCGCAGATCCCCAGCCAGGGTCGCACGCCGACCGAGCTGATGCAGGAGGTGCGGCAATGGATCGAAGGGGAAATGCATCGCATCGACCCCGAGGCCTATCCATCGGCCGCCCCGTCGTCGCCCTCGACCCTGCCGCCGGCCCCGCCTTCGCCCCCTGCGCCGCCCGCACCGGCCTCGGTCTGA
- the gmhB gene encoding D-glycero-beta-D-manno-heptose 1,7-bisphosphate 7-phosphatase: MPNRSDHSHGMKLVILGRDGTINRYRDDHVKAPEELEPLPGALEAVARLNHAGWHTVMATNQPGIGRGLLDMASLNAVHVRLNQLLAEKGGRLDAAFFCPHVPEENCNCRKPLPGLIEQIGERFGVDLSQVHMVGASVRDLQTARAAGCIPHLLRGDRLAGVDEQQLQEQIALVPGSRVHNDLTAFAEALIQQERRARADARGESLKPDTGPGDLS, translated from the coding sequence ATGCCCAACCGGTCCGACCATTCGCATGGCATGAAGCTGGTGATCCTCGGCCGCGACGGCACCATCAACCGCTACCGCGACGATCACGTCAAGGCGCCCGAGGAACTCGAGCCGCTGCCCGGCGCGCTCGAAGCGGTGGCGCGTCTGAACCATGCGGGCTGGCACACGGTCATGGCGACCAACCAGCCCGGCATCGGGCGAGGCTTGTTAGACATGGCCTCGCTCAATGCGGTGCATGTCCGGCTCAACCAGTTGCTGGCGGAGAAGGGCGGTCGACTCGATGCCGCCTTCTTCTGCCCGCATGTACCCGAAGAGAACTGCAACTGCCGCAAGCCGCTGCCCGGGCTGATCGAGCAGATCGGCGAGCGCTTCGGCGTGGATCTCTCGCAGGTCCACATGGTCGGCGCCAGCGTGCGCGACCTGCAGACGGCGCGTGCCGCCGGATGCATCCCTCATCTGCTGCGTGGCGACCGGCTGGCCGGCGTGGATGAACAGCAGTTGCAGGAGCAGATTGCCCTGGTGCCCGGCTCCCGGGTGCACAACGATCTGACCGCTTTCGCCGAGGCGCTGATCCAGCAGGAGCGCCGCGCCCGCGCGGATGCCCGCGGTGAATCCCTCAAACCCGACACCGGCCCCGGAGACCTGAGCTGA
- the glyS gene encoding glycine--tRNA ligase subunit beta produces the protein MSNHNLLVELFVEELPPKALKKLGEAFATVLSDSLKSQGLVAADAAVTAFATPRRLAVHVADVAAKAADRAVQQKLMPVAVALDAAGQPTPALLKKLASVGADASVVPQLKRAPDGKAEALFLDTVVAGASLAEGLQKALDDALGKLPIPKVMTYQLADGWSDVKFVRPAHGLVALHGEAVVNLSALGLTAGRTTRGHRFESKVDTITLRHADTYEQQLREEGAVIASFERRRAEIVRQLQAQAEPLGLTPIDAPELLDEVCALVELPNVLSCQFEPEFLAVPQECLILTMKANQKYFPLLDGHGKLTHRFLLVSNIHPDDAGKVVEGNERVVRPRLADAKFFFDQDRKKPLADRVAGLGKVVYHGKLGSQGERSERVRAIAHGIVNQLRMATLPYTVEAKDEFDVLDSKVKEASTLAKADLLTDMVGEFPELQGIMGGYYARHEGLRDGVAIAIEDHYKPRFAGDALPRNHTGTVVALADKLETLIGLFGIGQLPTGDKDPFALRRHALGVIRILVEKHLPLDLPALIEAALPAFGELIQNPTAALLSFFADRLAVSLRDQGYSAQEVDAVLALSPTRLGDVPRRLEAVRAFAALPESASLAAANKRVGNILKKIEGALPTEVKTELLVEPAEQALAQALKAAKPQADALFERHDYAGSLKTLAALKAPVDAFFDDVMVNADDAALRANRQALLKQLHEAMNRVADLSRLAV, from the coding sequence ATGAGCAACCACAACCTTCTCGTTGAACTGTTTGTCGAGGAACTGCCGCCCAAGGCGCTGAAGAAGCTCGGCGAAGCCTTCGCCACCGTGTTGAGCGACAGCCTGAAGTCCCAAGGCCTGGTCGCTGCGGACGCCGCCGTGACCGCCTTCGCCACGCCGCGCCGCCTGGCGGTGCATGTGGCCGATGTGGCCGCCAAGGCCGCCGATCGCGCGGTCCAGCAAAAGCTGATGCCGGTGGCCGTGGCGCTGGACGCTGCCGGCCAGCCGACCCCCGCGCTGCTGAAGAAGCTGGCGTCGGTGGGCGCGGATGCCTCGGTCGTGCCGCAGCTCAAGCGCGCACCGGACGGCAAGGCCGAAGCGCTGTTCCTGGACACCGTCGTGGCCGGCGCCTCGCTGGCCGAAGGCCTGCAGAAGGCGTTGGACGACGCCCTGGGCAAGCTGCCGATCCCCAAGGTGATGACCTATCAACTGGCCGACGGCTGGAGCGACGTCAAGTTCGTCCGTCCCGCCCACGGTCTGGTGGCCCTGCACGGCGAGGCGGTGGTGAACCTGTCCGCCCTGGGCCTGACCGCGGGCCGCACCACCCGTGGCCATCGCTTCGAGAGCAAGGTCGACACCATCACCCTGCGGCATGCCGACACCTACGAGCAGCAGCTCCGTGAGGAAGGCGCCGTGATCGCCTCCTTCGAGCGCCGCCGCGCGGAGATCGTCCGCCAGTTGCAGGCCCAGGCCGAACCGCTGGGCCTGACGCCGATCGATGCGCCCGAGCTGCTGGACGAGGTCTGCGCGCTGGTCGAGCTGCCGAATGTGCTGTCCTGCCAATTCGAGCCCGAATTCCTGGCGGTGCCGCAGGAATGCCTGATCCTGACGATGAAGGCCAACCAGAAGTACTTCCCGCTCCTGGATGGTCACGGCAAGCTGACCCATCGCTTCCTGCTGGTCAGCAACATCCATCCGGACGATGCCGGCAAAGTGGTCGAAGGCAATGAGCGCGTGGTGCGCCCGCGCCTGGCCGACGCCAAGTTCTTCTTCGACCAGGATCGCAAGAAGCCGCTGGCCGACCGTGTCGCCGGTCTGGGCAAGGTGGTCTATCACGGCAAGCTCGGCAGCCAGGGCGAGCGCAGCGAACGGGTCCGGGCGATTGCGCACGGCATCGTCAATCAGCTGCGCATGGCCACGCTGCCCTACACCGTCGAGGCCAAGGACGAGTTCGATGTGCTGGACAGCAAGGTCAAGGAAGCGTCCACGCTGGCCAAGGCCGACCTGCTGACCGACATGGTGGGCGAGTTCCCCGAGCTGCAGGGCATCATGGGGGGCTACTACGCCCGCCATGAAGGCCTGCGCGACGGCGTGGCCATCGCCATCGAAGACCACTACAAGCCGCGCTTTGCTGGCGATGCGCTGCCGCGCAACCACACCGGCACGGTGGTCGCCCTGGCGGACAAGCTGGAAACCCTGATCGGCCTGTTCGGCATCGGCCAATTGCCCACCGGCGACAAGGACCCCTTCGCGCTGCGCCGCCACGCGCTGGGCGTGATCCGCATCCTGGTCGAGAAGCACCTGCCGCTGGACCTGCCGGCGCTGATCGAGGCCGCGCTGCCTGCCTTCGGTGAGCTGATCCAGAACCCGACGGCGGCGCTGCTGAGCTTCTTCGCCGACCGCCTGGCGGTCAGCCTGCGGGACCAGGGCTACAGCGCCCAGGAGGTCGATGCGGTGCTGGCCCTGTCGCCGACGCGGCTGGGCGATGTGCCGCGCCGTCTGGAGGCGGTGCGGGCCTTCGCCGCGCTGCCGGAGTCGGCCTCGCTGGCGGCGGCGAACAAGCGGGTCGGCAACATCCTCAAGAAGATCGAGGGCGCGCTGCCGACCGAGGTCAAGACCGAGCTGCTGGTCGAGCCCGCCGAACAGGCGCTGGCGCAGGCCCTGAAGGCGGCGAAGCCGCAGGCCGACGCCCTGTTCGAGCGGCACGACTACGCCGGTTCGCTGAAGACGCTGGCCGCGCTGAAGGCACCGGTGGATGCCTTCTTCGACGATGTGATGGTCAATGCCGACGACGCCGCGTTGCGCGCCAATCGCCAGGCGCTGCTCAAGCAGCTTCACGAGGCGATGAACCGCGTGGCCGACCTGTCCCGGCTGGCGGTTTGA
- the glyQ gene encoding glycine--tRNA ligase subunit alpha, which translates to MLTFQQLILRLQDYWSRQGCALLQPYDMEVGAGTSHTATFLRALGPEPWKAAYVQPSRRPKDGRYGENPNRLQHYYQFQVVLKPAPANILELYLGSLEALGFDLKKNDVRFVEDDWENPTLGCWGLGWEVWLNGMEVTQFTYFQQVGGIDCKPITGEITYGLERLAMYLQGKESVYDLVYADGLTYGDVFHQNEVEQSTYNFEFSDVDFLLQAFGAYEKQSKLLMEQQLALPAYEQLLKAGHTFNLLDARGAISVTERAAYIGRIRNLARAVAQSYVDSRARLGFPMAPKDWADEVIAQIDKKNADKGDKKAA; encoded by the coding sequence ATGCTGACTTTCCAGCAATTGATTCTTCGCCTGCAGGACTACTGGTCTCGTCAGGGCTGCGCCTTGCTGCAGCCCTATGACATGGAGGTCGGCGCCGGCACCAGCCACACCGCCACCTTCCTGCGCGCGCTCGGTCCCGAGCCGTGGAAGGCGGCCTATGTGCAGCCCAGCCGCCGTCCCAAGGACGGCCGCTATGGCGAGAATCCCAACCGGCTGCAGCACTACTACCAGTTCCAGGTCGTGCTCAAGCCCGCGCCGGCCAACATCCTGGAGCTGTACCTGGGGTCGCTGGAGGCACTCGGCTTCGATCTGAAGAAGAACGATGTCCGCTTTGTCGAGGACGATTGGGAGAATCCCACCCTCGGCTGCTGGGGCCTGGGCTGGGAGGTCTGGCTCAACGGCATGGAGGTGACCCAGTTCACCTACTTCCAGCAGGTGGGCGGCATCGACTGCAAGCCGATCACCGGCGAGATCACCTACGGCCTGGAACGGCTGGCGATGTATCTGCAGGGCAAGGAGTCGGTGTATGACCTGGTCTATGCGGACGGCCTGACCTATGGCGATGTCTTCCATCAGAACGAGGTGGAGCAGTCGACCTACAACTTCGAGTTCAGCGACGTCGACTTCCTGCTGCAGGCCTTCGGCGCCTATGAAAAGCAGTCCAAGCTGCTGATGGAGCAGCAGCTCGCCTTGCCCGCTTATGAGCAACTGCTCAAGGCCGGTCACACCTTCAACCTGCTGGATGCCCGCGGCGCGATCAGCGTGACCGAACGGGCCGCCTACATCGGCCGCATCCGCAACCTGGCGCGCGCCGTGGCGCAGAGCTATGTCGACAGCCGTGCGCGGCTCGGCTTCCCGATGGCGCCGAAGGATTGGGCAGATGAAGTGATCGCGCAGATCGACAAGAAGAACGCCGACAAGGGCGACAAGAAGGCGGCCTGA
- the lnt gene encoding apolipoprotein N-acyltransferase yields MRGFRRGTSATPAAASRFEGSILARALRHPLLALLAGVLHTAAFSPSPAWWLQPLALAWLMAAAMAVRPRRAALLGAMFGIGWLASGLWWLYISMHDFGHLPAAVSALAVLLLAAFLSLYYALGLGLAARLQGPRWTRALAFAALWLAAELARATLLTGFPWIASGYAHAQGPLAVFAPWIGVYGIAALAALLAAALAARCWPLLGGTVALVLLGQFLPQDFTRDAGELKVSLVQPNIAQDQKFDRDRFNDNLAQLTSLIEASRGQLVITPESVLPLPLAWLDEDHVARLQRDAEQRPLLLGTFLGSESQGFVNSLVALGTAQPYDYGKRHLLPFGEFIPPGFHWFVRAMNIPMDDQARGAHQRSLVLGGQRLRPLICYEDLFGEDVVASALDDGEAAATVFVNVSNLAWFGPRMVQDQHLQFSQMRALEFQRPIVRATNTGATAHVDHRGQVLARLPAEQAGVLEVTVQGRRGVTPYARWLAAAGLWPLWALVLLGVAPALVARRRLRG; encoded by the coding sequence ATGCGGGGGTTCAGGCGCGGTACGTCCGCAACCCCGGCGGCGGCGTCCCGGTTCGAGGGGTCGATCCTGGCGCGTGCGCTGCGGCACCCGCTGCTCGCGCTGCTCGCCGGCGTGCTGCACACCGCGGCGTTTTCGCCCAGTCCGGCCTGGTGGCTGCAGCCGTTGGCCCTGGCGTGGCTGATGGCCGCTGCCATGGCGGTGCGGCCTCGTCGCGCGGCGTTGCTGGGGGCGATGTTCGGCATCGGCTGGCTGGCGTCCGGCCTGTGGTGGCTCTACATCAGCATGCACGACTTCGGCCACCTGCCTGCGGCCGTGTCGGCGCTGGCCGTGCTGCTGCTGGCGGCCTTCCTTTCCCTGTATTACGCCCTGGGTCTCGGTCTGGCGGCGCGCCTGCAGGGGCCGCGCTGGACCCGCGCGCTGGCCTTCGCCGCCCTCTGGCTCGCGGCCGAGCTGGCGCGCGCCACCCTGCTCACCGGCTTTCCCTGGATCGCGAGCGGCTATGCGCATGCGCAAGGCCCGCTGGCCGTGTTCGCGCCCTGGATCGGCGTGTACGGCATTGCCGCGCTGGCGGCGCTGCTGGCGGCCGCGCTGGCGGCGCGCTGCTGGCCGCTCCTGGGCGGAACCGTCGCGCTGGTGCTGCTGGGGCAGTTCCTGCCGCAGGACTTCACCCGCGACGCCGGCGAGCTGAAGGTGTCGCTGGTCCAGCCCAACATCGCCCAGGACCAGAAGTTCGACCGCGACCGCTTCAATGACAACCTGGCGCAACTGACGTCGCTGATCGAGGCGTCACGCGGGCAACTGGTGATCACGCCCGAGTCGGTCCTCCCGTTGCCGCTGGCCTGGTTGGACGAGGACCATGTCGCACGGCTGCAGCGCGATGCCGAGCAGCGCCCGCTGCTGCTGGGCACCTTCCTTGGCAGTGAGTCGCAGGGATTCGTCAATTCCCTGGTGGCGCTGGGCACGGCACAACCCTATGACTACGGCAAGCGGCATCTGCTGCCCTTCGGCGAGTTCATCCCGCCGGGCTTTCACTGGTTCGTCCGGGCGATGAACATCCCGATGGACGACCAGGCCCGTGGCGCGCACCAGCGGTCGCTGGTGCTGGGCGGTCAGCGTCTGCGCCCGCTGATCTGCTATGAGGATCTGTTCGGTGAGGATGTGGTGGCCAGCGCGCTGGATGACGGCGAGGCCGCGGCGACCGTGTTCGTCAATGTCAGCAATCTGGCCTGGTTCGGGCCGCGCATGGTGCAGGACCAGCATCTGCAGTTCTCCCAGATGCGGGCGCTGGAGTTCCAGCGTCCGATCGTCCGGGCGACCAACACCGGCGCCACCGCCCATGTCGACCACCGCGGCCAGGTGCTGGCGCGTCTGCCGGCGGAACAGGCGGGCGTGCTGGAGGTGACCGTGCAGGGCCGTCGCGGCGTCACACCGTATGCCCGCTGGCTGGCTGCGGCCGGCCTGTGGCCGCTCTGGGCGCTGGTGCTGTTGGGCGTGGCACCGGCGCTGGTGGCGCGGCGCCGGCTGCGGGGCTGA
- a CDS encoding HlyC/CorC family transporter, with translation MSEPQPSRPAKHGGRGHDHRGLLDRVLEFLHPGPDSTSELIETLAEAEERELIAPESRQMLEGVLRMAELSAGDVMVAAPRMDLLDIHASVDELLANVIDTGHSRFPVHDGQRDNIIGILLAKDLLKLQRAPELNVRALLRPAVFVPESKGLNELLRDFRSNRNHLAIVIDEFGNTAGLITIEDVLEEIVGEIEDEFDADVGAGDAGIYTLADGSYRVAGDADIAAVNEVFGIALSQEDFDTIGGMVAHEHGRVPRRGETVEIGGLRFAVMINRGGAVRWFKVTRAPASEADDSTG, from the coding sequence GTGTCTGAACCTCAGCCTAGTCGGCCCGCCAAACATGGCGGGCGTGGCCATGATCATCGCGGTCTCCTGGACCGCGTCCTGGAATTTCTACATCCCGGCCCGGATTCCACCAGCGAGCTGATCGAAACCCTGGCCGAAGCGGAAGAGCGCGAACTCATCGCGCCCGAATCGCGCCAGATGCTCGAGGGCGTCCTGCGGATGGCCGAACTCAGCGCCGGCGATGTGATGGTCGCCGCGCCGCGCATGGACCTGCTGGACATCCACGCCAGCGTCGACGAATTGCTGGCCAATGTCATCGACACCGGCCATTCGCGCTTTCCCGTCCATGACGGTCAGCGCGACAACATCATCGGCATTTTGCTGGCCAAGGACCTGCTCAAGCTCCAGCGCGCCCCGGAACTGAATGTGCGCGCCCTGTTGCGCCCGGCAGTTTTCGTGCCTGAGAGCAAGGGCCTGAACGAGTTGCTGCGGGATTTCCGCTCCAACCGCAACCATCTGGCCATCGTGATCGACGAATTCGGCAACACCGCGGGGCTGATCACCATCGAGGATGTGCTGGAGGAGATCGTCGGCGAGATCGAGGACGAATTCGACGCCGATGTCGGTGCGGGCGATGCCGGCATCTACACCCTGGCCGACGGCAGCTACCGCGTGGCCGGCGATGCGGACATCGCCGCGGTCAACGAGGTGTTCGGCATTGCGCTGTCCCAGGAGGATTTCGACACCATCGGCGGCATGGTCGCGCATGAGCATGGTCGTGTGCCCCGGCGGGGCGAGACGGTGGAGATCGGCGGCCTGCGCTTCGCGGTGATGATCAATCGCGGCGGCGCGGTGCGCTGGTTCAAGGTCACCCGGGCGCCGGCGTCCGAGGCCGACGACAGCACCGGCTGA